In Archocentrus centrarchus isolate MPI-CPG fArcCen1 chromosome 16, fArcCen1, whole genome shotgun sequence, a single window of DNA contains:
- the LOC115794411 gene encoding LOW QUALITY PROTEIN: homocysteine-responsive endoplasmic reticulum-resident ubiquitin-like domain member 2 protein (The sequence of the model RefSeq protein was modified relative to this genomic sequence to represent the inferred CDS: deleted 3 bases in 3 codons), translated as MMHLVCTSHSPPGSPMPRSPSSSAASDSSSSESAGPTSPAPQPNQESQSASSSSSSSSDPASFDGLRYRAGFPQYPQSAGDVPQWPDAAQVPFNGGLPANMPPHPIYMPMQMLWWQQMYARHYYMQYQAAVAASHPPSTSPPSSPSPSPHQPAQPNAVQPPLGPNPAPNALPENQPANPIQMNAQGGAVLNDDEMNRDWLDWLYTVSRAGVLLSIVYFYSSFSRFIMVVGAMLLVYLHQAGWFPFRPEQQNFRGGERAPQEEAERHRDIQEMERLMDEGMEDDDSGEDGGGGAEDQGRAAAALREPSFLTVAWSFISTFFTSLIPEGRPHPDN; from the exons ATGATGCATCTCGTATGTACCTCTCATAGTCCCCCCGGCTCGCCCATGCCTCGGAGTCcttccagctctgctgcttcTGATTCGAGC agttcagagaGTGCTGGCCCCACCTCTCCTGCC CCACAACCAAATCAGGAAAGTCAGTcagcctcttcctcctcctcctcctcttctgacCCAGCGAGTTTTGATGGGCTGAGATACCGTGCTGGCTTTCCCCAATATCCTCAGAGCGCCGGTGATGTCCCTCAGTG GCCTGATGCGGCCCAGGTTCCCTTTAATGGTGGCCTCCCTGCCAACATGCCTCCCCACCCCATCTACATGCCAATGCAGATGCTGTGGTGGCAGCAGATGTACGCTCGTCACTACTATATGCAATA TCAAGCAGCAGTAGCCGCCTCTCACCCACCCAGCACCTCCCCTCCCTCTTCCCCCTCGCCATCACCCCATCAGCCTGCCCAGCCAAACGCTGTGCAGCCACCGCTGGGACCTAACCCGGCC CCCAATGCCTTGCCAGAGAACCAGCCAGCTAACCCCATCCAAATGAACGCTCAAGGCGGGGCTGTCCTAAATGATGACGAGATGAACCGCGATTGGCTGGACTGGCTTTACACAGTGTCTCGCGCT GGCGTCCTGCTCAGTATCGTCTACTTCTACTCTTCCTTTAGCCGCTTCATCATGGTGGTTGGCGCCATGTTGCTTGTCTACTT GCACCAGGCTGGTTGGTTTCCCTTCAGGCCAGAGCAGCAGAACttcagaggaggagaaagagctccacaggaggaagcagagagaCACCGTGACATCCAGGAAATG GAACGACTGATGGACGAAGGTATGGAGGATGACGACAGCGGCGAggatggaggtggaggagcgGAGGATCAGGGccgggctgctgctgctctccgcGAGCCGAGTTTCCTAACAGTTGCCTGGTCCTTCATCAGCACCTTCTTCACCTCATTAATCCCCGAAGGACGGCCCCACCCAGACAACTAG